From a single bacterium genomic region:
- a CDS encoding DNA-directed RNA polymerase subunit omega: MNRMKDQTLLMSNLDDITLNHYEAVLIASRRARLVNVKRLQQLEMMNEDSEYNIDYRKVTTVALEDLLTNKIKFAYKTEEA; the protein is encoded by the coding sequence ATGAACAGAATGAAAGATCAAACCCTGCTGATGAGCAATCTCGACGACATCACACTGAATCATTACGAAGCGGTGCTGATTGCCTCTCGTCGTGCACGTCTGGTCAATGTCAAGCGTCTGCAGCAGTTGGAAATGATGAACGAAGATAGCGAATACAATATCGACTACCGTAAAGTCACCACAGTGGCTCTGGAAGACCTGTTGACGAACAAAATCAAGTTTGCTTACAAAACCGAGGAAGCATAG
- a CDS encoding YicC family protein: MIRSMTGYGKATATINRKKVAIEISSVNNRFLELSVRLPKVFGEYESEIREAVASLVSRGKLTLTMNIEDNGATPQTLVLNEETAELYYKMFCDLKKKFKLAGEISLADFTGLPELFSVVTAAPLPKGEIEKLLEAVRKAADSLNKMRQREGKVLGDDMMSRVKLIAKALENVEKLHPKSIDRYKQRLHETVKKIEGEGINLHGSDEMRLRLDMELAILVDKADITEECVRLRSHCDAYNAAIKAEGDTGKRLNFILQEMNREANTIGAKASLYEISAEVIKIREEIEKMREQVQNIE, encoded by the coding sequence ATGATCCGCAGTATGACAGGCTATGGCAAAGCCACGGCCACCATCAATCGCAAGAAAGTAGCCATCGAAATCAGTTCGGTGAACAACCGTTTCCTCGAATTGTCGGTGCGTTTGCCGAAAGTTTTCGGCGAATACGAGAGCGAAATTCGCGAAGCCGTAGCTTCCTTGGTATCGCGCGGCAAGCTTACCTTGACAATGAACATCGAAGACAACGGCGCAACGCCGCAGACTTTAGTGCTCAACGAAGAAACAGCGGAACTCTATTACAAGATGTTCTGCGATCTCAAGAAGAAGTTCAAGCTGGCCGGTGAGATAAGCTTAGCCGACTTCACCGGATTGCCGGAGTTGTTCAGCGTCGTCACAGCGGCGCCATTGCCGAAAGGCGAAATCGAGAAACTGCTTGAGGCCGTCCGAAAGGCTGCGGACTCATTGAATAAAATGCGTCAGCGCGAAGGCAAGGTTCTTGGCGATGACATGATGAGCCGCGTCAAATTGATTGCCAAGGCTCTGGAAAATGTCGAGAAATTGCATCCCAAGAGCATTGATCGCTACAAACAGCGCCTGCACGAAACCGTCAAGAAGATCGAAGGCGAAGGCATTAACCTTCACGGCAGCGACGAGATGCGTCTCCGATTGGACATGGAATTGGCGATTCTGGTAGATAAGGCTGACATCACCGAAGAATGCGTTCGCCTCCGCAGTCATTGCGATGCCTACAATGCGGCGATCAAGGCCGAAGGCGACACCGGCAAAAGGTTAAATTTCATCTTGCAGGAAATGAACCGCGAGGCCAATACCATTGGCGCTAAGGCTTCATTATACGAGATATCTGCGGAAGTTATCAAAATTCGCGAAGAAATAGAAAAAATGCGTGAGCAGGTTCAGAATATCGAATGA
- the topA gene encoding type I DNA topoisomerase, with product MAKNLVIVESPTKSKTLAKFLGKNFTIKASVGHVIDLPKSKLGIDLENGFQPEYTVIKGKAPIIKELKDAAKKSKAIYLAPDPDREGEAIAFHIASKLDKLDIPIYRVTFNEITKKAVLAGIENATQINQNLVDAQQARRILDRLVGYKISPILWRTVYRGLSAGRVQSVALRIICEREAEIDAFKPEEYWKFNGEFETAKKARFTARLFKVDGQDFKVSTGEEAEALKNDIVKQSYKVSSVEVDKKSRKALPPYITSTLQQDASIRLGYASSKTMAIAQSLYEGVEIGSEGQVGLITYMRTDSVRIADEAVAAAKAYIVDSFGPDFYPETPNTYKTKKNAQDAHEAIRPTYLEHSPESLKKNLTRDQYRLYELIWNRFLASQMSPAQFDQLTVDITGGKYQFRVTSTKVTFEGFLKVYSMTAEEDPAANGNGDVKKLPKLEKDDKVTLEEVLPTQHFTKAPPRFSEASLVKELEANGIGRPSTYAQIISTLKNRTYVEINQRRLFPTDLGKTVNGILVNEFPEIFSVQFTALMETELDRVEDGEMTWKGVLEEFYEPFSKRLVEVEGNQQEIKASTQKASDVVCSKCGLPMIEKWGRNGRFLACTGYPECKSTQPLEGKEDLTTDEKCELCGSPMVIKQGRFGKFTACSAYPECKNTKPLSVGMKCPKEGCDGDVVERRTRRGKSFWGCGKYPKCDFASWYKPVAKKCPQCGSAYMVEKDTKKDGQHLYCPECHHKSIKQEEPETAPV from the coding sequence ATGGCAAAAAATCTGGTCATAGTCGAGTCTCCAACCAAATCGAAAACTCTTGCCAAATTTCTGGGCAAGAATTTTACGATTAAGGCTTCGGTGGGTCATGTCATTGATCTGCCCAAGTCGAAATTGGGTATTGATCTGGAGAACGGCTTCCAACCAGAATATACTGTCATTAAGGGCAAGGCTCCGATCATTAAGGAGCTTAAAGACGCCGCCAAGAAATCGAAAGCCATCTATTTGGCACCGGACCCTGACCGCGAAGGCGAAGCGATTGCATTTCACATCGCTTCCAAACTTGACAAGCTCGACATCCCGATCTACCGCGTGACATTCAACGAAATCACGAAGAAAGCGGTTTTGGCTGGAATCGAAAACGCGACTCAGATCAATCAGAATCTCGTCGATGCCCAACAGGCGCGACGCATTCTTGATCGTCTCGTGGGTTACAAAATCAGCCCGATACTTTGGCGCACAGTCTATCGCGGTCTGTCCGCCGGACGTGTGCAATCAGTTGCGTTGCGCATCATTTGCGAGCGCGAGGCTGAAATCGATGCCTTCAAACCGGAAGAGTATTGGAAGTTCAACGGCGAGTTTGAAACCGCCAAGAAAGCGCGCTTCACAGCACGGCTGTTCAAAGTCGATGGTCAGGATTTCAAAGTATCTACCGGCGAAGAAGCCGAAGCGCTGAAGAACGACATTGTTAAGCAGTCATACAAAGTATCGAGTGTCGAGGTTGACAAGAAGAGCCGCAAAGCGTTGCCTCCTTATATAACGTCAACTTTGCAACAGGATGCCTCGATTCGTCTGGGTTATGCTTCGTCCAAGACGATGGCAATTGCGCAGTCATTATATGAAGGCGTCGAGATAGGATCCGAGGGTCAGGTTGGTCTCATAACTTACATGAGAACCGACTCGGTGCGAATCGCTGACGAAGCTGTGGCCGCAGCAAAGGCGTATATCGTTGACAGCTTTGGGCCGGACTTCTATCCGGAAACGCCAAATACTTATAAGACCAAGAAGAATGCCCAGGATGCGCACGAGGCAATTCGCCCGACTTATCTTGAGCACTCACCGGAATCGTTGAAGAAGAATCTGACTCGCGACCAATATCGGCTCTATGAATTGATCTGGAACCGCTTTCTGGCGTCGCAAATGTCGCCGGCGCAGTTCGATCAGTTGACCGTGGATATCACTGGCGGCAAGTATCAATTCCGTGTGACCAGTACCAAAGTGACGTTCGAAGGATTCCTCAAGGTCTATTCGATGACTGCCGAAGAGGACCCGGCTGCCAACGGAAACGGTGATGTCAAGAAATTGCCGAAGCTTGAAAAAGACGATAAGGTCACGCTCGAAGAGGTACTTCCGACACAGCATTTCACCAAGGCGCCGCCGCGATTTAGCGAAGCATCACTGGTGAAGGAACTCGAAGCGAACGGTATCGGGCGTCCATCGACTTATGCGCAGATCATATCGACTTTGAAGAACAGAACTTACGTTGAAATCAATCAGCGCCGTCTCTTCCCGACAGACTTGGGCAAGACGGTAAACGGAATATTGGTCAATGAATTCCCCGAGATTTTCTCAGTGCAGTTTACCGCGTTGATGGAAACCGAACTCGACCGTGTCGAGGATGGCGAAATGACGTGGAAGGGTGTGCTCGAAGAATTCTACGAGCCGTTTTCCAAGCGATTGGTCGAGGTTGAAGGCAACCAGCAAGAGATCAAAGCTTCCACACAGAAGGCTTCAGATGTTGTCTGCAGCAAGTGCGGATTACCGATGATCGAGAAGTGGGGTCGCAATGGCCGATTCCTTGCATGCACCGGTTATCCTGAGTGCAAGAGCACCCAGCCACTTGAAGGCAAGGAAGATCTGACGACTGATGAGAAATGCGAGCTATGCGGCTCACCGATGGTGATCAAGCAGGGTCGTTTCGGCAAGTTCACTGCCTGTTCTGCCTATCCGGAATGCAAGAACACCAAGCCGCTTTCAGTGGGAATGAAGTGCCCGAAGGAAGGCTGCGATGGCGATGTAGTCGAACGACGCACCAGACGCGGCAAATCGTTCTGGGGCTGCGGCAAATACCCGAAATGCGATTTCGCCTCGTGGTATAAGCCGGTTGCCAAGAAATGCCCGCAATGCGGATCAGCATATATGGTCGAGAAGGACACCAAAAAGGACGGTCAGCACCTGTATTGTCCGGAGTGTCACCACAAATCGATCAAGCAGGAAGAGCCGGAGACCGCTCCAGTTTAG
- the gmk gene encoding guanylate kinase encodes MTQIGVNQLDKLNSRKPLIVVMSGPSGVGKSSIVEGLLTSHRDFVESVSATTRKRRTGERSGRDYFFLSHAEFRNKKKNREFIETAEIFGEFYGTPKKPVLDALERKRTVLFDIDIAGGQAIKKWCRDAVLIFIMPPSLNVLRKRLVGRKTESESQVKVRLGRALKEMKVWTKYDYVVCNDDLERATALIENIITAESQRVSRSGTINFTE; translated from the coding sequence ATGACGCAAATCGGCGTAAATCAGTTGGACAAGCTCAACTCCCGCAAGCCTTTGATCGTGGTTATGTCGGGACCGTCCGGTGTAGGAAAGTCCTCGATAGTTGAAGGATTATTGACTTCGCACCGAGATTTTGTTGAGTCGGTTTCAGCAACTACGCGTAAAAGACGCACAGGCGAGCGCAGCGGCCGCGATTACTTCTTCCTCTCCCATGCGGAGTTTCGGAACAAAAAGAAGAACCGCGAGTTCATAGAGACAGCGGAGATATTCGGCGAATTCTACGGAACGCCGAAGAAACCCGTGCTGGATGCTCTGGAACGCAAGCGCACAGTGCTCTTTGATATCGATATCGCCGGCGGTCAGGCCATTAAGAAATGGTGTCGCGACGCGGTTTTGATATTCATCATGCCGCCGAGTTTGAACGTCTTGCGCAAAAGACTCGTCGGAAGAAAGACCGAATCCGAGTCGCAGGTCAAAGTCAGGCTTGGAAGAGCGCTAAAGGAAATGAAAGTTTGGACGAAATATGACTACGTTGTCTGTAACGATGACCTTGAGAGGGCAACGGCTCTGATTGAGAACATCATCACGGCCGAGTCACAGCGAGTTAGTCGAAGCGGTACAATCAACTTTACGGAGTAA